The genomic stretch CCTGGCGCTTTTGAGGAGCCCGACGTATAAAATGAAGGCTCCCCTCCTGCTTACCAAACTCCGCCAGGGCCGTCTCTCCCACCTCAAGGGCTAGCTGCTGAATGTCCTTCTCGGCGGGGTCTATGCCCAGCCAGGCAGCCATCCGGCGAAGTTTGAGGGTGTCTTTTATCTCGTAAGGGGTCTCCCCCTTTGCCGTAGCAATAAAGGCCAGGACTGTCTCCCGGGCATGATCAGAGTGAGAAGCCGTACCGGCAGCCACTATCCGAGCGAAGTTGCGAGCCGCTACCGTAGAGGCGGTGGCCCCGCAGATGCCAATCATCTCCTCCACACCTTCGATAATCTGACAAGGCCCCATATTGCAGTTACGGCAACATGTCCCACCCTGGCCAAACAGACAGGGGGTAGCCCCTCGCTTCTCTACCCGGTGGGCAGCGGTGGTCACTCCCTGGGCCGGTTCCTGACAGAGAACCTCTCGGTTGACCAGGCACTGGATACTGGGACAGCCACCGTTAGACTTAAAACGCTTACTCGTATCCATCAGACTTGCCCCCTTTTAATAAATGTGGAGGGTTAACCTAAAATGATTCTAAGAATTAGTCAATATTTCAGGCCACTTCGCTGGGGAGACCGGCCCACATTTTGGCCGATTCAAGGGTGTTTTTCATGAGCATGGTGATGGTCATTGGCCCAACACCACCAGGGACAGGAGTTATGGCCGCAGCCTTTTCCTTAACAGAATCAAAGTCCACATCGCCACAGAGGATAGCCTTTCCTTCAGGGGTGGTGCCAATACGATTAACCCCAACATCAATAACCACTACCCCCTCTTTGACCATATCAGCGGTGATAACCTTGGGCCGGCCAGCCGCCACAATGAGTATGTCGGCCCGGCGAGTATGAAAAGAAAGGTCTTTAGTCCCGGTATGACAGACAGTCACCGTGGCGTTACCCACCGGCTTTCTCTTCTGAATAAGAAGATTGGCAATAGGTTTGCCGACGATGTTGCTTCGGCCCACCACCACCGCCTCAGCTCCAGAAACTTCCACTCCAGCCCGGTCAAGAAGAACCAAAATTCCGTGAGGGGTACAAGGCAGAAAACAGGGCTCCCCGATGACCATCTTACCTACGTTTACAGGGTGGAAACCATCGACATCCTTGCGTGGATCAATGGCGTAGATGACCTTGCGCTCGTCAATGTGGCGCGGGAGAGGAAGCTGAACCAGGATACCATGAATGGCCGGATCATCATTGTATTTTTTAATAAGCGAAAGGAGGGCCTCCTCAGTAATATCCTCTGGCTGGTTGTCCTGAATGGAGTGGAACCCAAGCTCGTGAGCTGCCCGCTGCTTGGCTGTGACATAGGAGACAGAGGCCGGATTGTCCCCAACCAGAATGGTCACCAAACCCGGCACAATTCCATGCTTTTCTTTAAGCTCAGACACCTCGGCCTTAAGGGCTTCACGAATCTCCTTGGCGATATCCTTGCCGCTAATAATCTTTGCCGCCACTTCCTGTACCTCCCCCAGGTTTAAGACTTTAGACCCGCAAAAGGGCCATATCTTTAGTTGCGAAATACATGCCAAAGAGTATCCAGAAAAAACAAATGTTTTTATCAGATGTTAAACAACACCCAGAAATTAGAGCCACACCACTGTCGGGAATTTTCTCCCCGACAGTGGTGTGAAATTCCCCACCTAAAAGAGACCGGTTACCTTCCCAGTCTCCACATCCACATCAATGCGCCGATAGGCAGGGTCAGAGGCCGTACCCGGCATGAGACTAATGGTACCGGCCACAGGGACGACAAAGCCCGCCCCTCGATAGATGAGGATGTCACGCACCGGAAGGACCCAACCCTTGGGCACCCCCTTAAGGTTAGGATCATGAGAAAGAGAAAGATGGGTTTTGACCATGCAGGTGCCCAGTTTGCGAAGCTCGGGATCGGCGTCGATGATCTGAATCTTCTTTTCGGCCTCCGGGGAGTAGGTAACTCCGTCGGCACCATAGACTTCCTTGGCGATTCGTTCGATCCGGTCCTTAAGAGGCATATCAAGATCATAGAGGAAACGGAAGTTGACCGGCTCCTCGCAGGCATCTACCACGGCATCGGCCAACTCTAGGGCTCCTTCACCACCCTTTAACCAGTGTTCGGAGACCGCCACTCGGGCCCCAGCCTCTTCGCAGATCCGCCGCACGGCATCGATCTCAGCCTTGGTATCGGTATAGAAGGCATTGATACAAACCACCGGGTTGGAACCGCTCTTTTTGACGGTTTCGATATGGTGGAGGAGATTGGCGCACCCTTTCTCAACCCAGTCCACGTGTTCTTCAAGATATTCCTTGGGCATCGGCTGTCCTGGACGAGGAATAGGAGCCCCTCCATGACATTTAAGGGCCCTTATAGTGGCCACAATAACCACACAATTGGGAACCAACCCGGAGAAGCGGCACTTAAGATTCCAGAACTTCTCAAAGCCGATATCTGCAGCAAATCCACTCTCGGTAACGTGGTAATCAGCCAGCTTAAGGCCCACATAGTCAGCAATAATGGAACTCTGGCCAATAGCGATGTTAGCAAAGGGGCCAGCATGAATGAGAACAGGCTGTCCTTCTAAGGTCTGGATCATATTGGGATTGATGGCATCCACCATCCAGGCGCACATGGCCCCGGCCACTTCTAGATCCTCGGTGGTGATGGGATTTCCATACTTATCAAAGGCAACGACGATTCGGCCAATCCGCTCCCGAAAGTCTTTAAGGTCCCGGGAAACAGCCAGAATGGCCATAACTTCACTGGCGACCGCGATCCAGAACTTACTCTCCATGGGATAGCCGTCCATCTTTCCGCCAAGACCAATGACGATATGACGGAGGGCCTGAGCGCAGAAGTCGATCACCCAACCAAGCTCTACCCTCTTGGGATCAATATTGAGACGCCGGAGATTCTTTTTGGCCAGGATTTCGTCATCATAGTTGGCCTCGTGCTGCATTCTGGCCGTAAGGGCCACCAGAGCTAGATTGTGGGCATTCATCACAGCATTGATATCACCGGTAAGCCCTAAGGAGAATTTATCCAAAGGAATTATCTGGGCCAGACCACCGCCGGCGGCACTGCCCTTAATATTCATGGTGGGGCCCCCTGAAGGCTGTCTCAGGGCACCAATGACCTTTTTACCTCGTTTACCAAGCCCTTCAATGAGACCAATAGATGTCGTGGATTTTCCTTCACCTAGAGGAGTGGGGGTGATCGCCGTAACATCAATGTACTTCCCATTTGGACGATCCTTGAGACGTTCAAGAATGAGTTTGTAGTCCAGCTTGGCTACATAGTGACCGTAAGGAAGAAGTTCCTCCTTTGTCAGGCCAAGCTCATCGGCCAATTGATAGACCGTTTTCATGTGTTTTTCGCACTCGGCGGCGATCTCCCAGTCTTTCATCTTGGTTGGGTCAAGCTTCATGGCATACCTCCTGCATAAAACTTTAGGTGATGGCCAAACTTTATTGGGCGTTTACCTACAATCATTTTAGGGGCTTTGTCAAACATAACCGTACAGGTGGCCTCTTTTTTCTTACTTGACAAGGAAGGGCCTCTAAATATAGAAAGGCTAGAAATGAATATCTATTCAGTCAAAACCTTTGGCCCTAAAGTGGCCAGGAGGAACTTAAAAATTAAATGGAAGGAGGTTTTATCATGAACAAGGTATGGGTATGGGTTATGGCCGTCTTTTGTGGCCTTGGTCTGACCTTGGGGGGCATGGCCATCGCCGGTGAAGGGCCGGCTGTCTTTAAACTGGAGAACAGAAAGGGTACGGTTACTTTCAATCACCATGCCCACCAGGCATTAGGGCTCAAGTGTGGTGCCTGCCACCACGGAGTTGAGGGCGGCAAGAAAGTTCCCTATAAAGCCGGCCAGAAAAACCAAAAGTGTGAAACCTGCCACAATAAGGGCAACACCAGCATGCCGGCTAAGTACCGCAAGCCCATGAGTGTCTTCCACAAGACCTGTAAGGGTTGCCATAAGAAAATGGCTGCCAATCACCCCAAGGCCCCAACCAAGTGTAACGGTTGTCATAAAAAGTAAGCTTCAGGTTAGCTATTTTAGAGGGGGGCCGATGGCCCCCCTTTTATTTATGGAAACCCTCCGTTGACCGGCCCTCCCTGTTGTTGCTAATAAGCCCTTAATAACCTTTAAGGATAAGGAGGACTTAATTAGATGTTTATAAGGGGTTTAAAAATCCTCTTGCTGGCTTTCCTTCTCATCCCTTCTTTAGTCCTGGCAGGAGAAAAAGATCCCATTAAGATCGGGGCCTTTTTTGCCCTCTCTGGGCCAGCGGCCTTTATTGGCACCCCCACCAAGTTGGTAGCCGAGATGGCGGTAGCTGAAATTAACAAGGCCGGAGGGATAAATGGACGTCCCATCAAGCTGGTCATGGCCGACACCGAAGGCGATCCCACTAAGGCTATCATGGCGGCCAAGCGATTTATCAACGTGGACAAAGTCGTGGCCGTTATTGGGCCCACACGAACAGACACCGGCATGGCTGTAAAACCTATCTTTGAACGGGCCAGGGTGCCAATAGTGATGACCGTTGGAGGAGACCCGGTAATAATGGAAGGGGGGCGCTTTGGTTCAGCCCGTTATATCTTCAAGACCCCTCAACGGTCTTCTATTGCCGTGCGCAAGATCTACGCCTACATGCAAAAAATGCACATTACCAGGGTGGCCCTCCTCACGGCCTCCGATGGCTTTGGTCAGGATGGTCGCCGCTGGCTTAAAAAACTGGCCCCTAAATATGGTCTCACCATTGTAGCCAGCGAATCCTTTAACCCCCGAGACACCGATATGACCAGCCAGCTCGTCAAGCTGGCCACTACCAACCCAGAGGCCATTGTTTGTTGGACCATCGGGCCGGCAGGGGCTATCGTGGCTAAAAATGTCCGCCAACTGAAGATAGACGTTCCTCTCTTTCAATGTCATGGCCTTCCGGGCCCCAAGTATATCGAACTGGCCGGATCTGCCGCTGAGGGGAATCTTATGCCTTCCACTAAGCTTATGGCCTGGGAACAACTTCCAGACTCAGATCCTCAAAAACCAGTAATTGCCCATTTTGTCCATCTTTATAATAAGGTTTATAGGTTGGGAGAGAAGTTCCCCATAAATACTCATTCTGGTTATGCCTGGGATGCTGTAAATCTTTTGGCCCAAGCTCTAAGAAAGGCTGGAGATAATCGCCAGGCCTTAAGAGAGGCCCTCGAGGAGATAAATGGCTATGTAGGGATATCTGGAATCTACCGTTTAAGCCCCCAAGATCACTGTGGTCTTGATGTAGATTCCATGATTATCGTCAAGGTGGAGCAGGGCCACTGGAAGCTGGTTGACTATTAGCTGCCAGTTAAGGGGGATGGATTCCTTCTTTGGGAATCAGATCCCCCTGTTTTGCATCTCCCGTCAAAAGTTTAAGAAATCCAACCCTATTGATACCCCCTATAGCCATCTGGCCTCGCCATCTTTAATTACAATTTGATTCCCCCAGAAGCAGAGATATCCTCCCTAAAATTAAAAATTCCGAGGAGGTCTTCATGTTTGCCAACTGGCAGGAGGTACTTTTCCGCCATCTCAAACTATATCATTATCCAGTAGGTATCCGTTTTCACTGGCAAGAGGAGAGTCTGGATCAAATCAAGGTGGACAAGGTCTGCAGAAACCGTCTGACTTTTTGTCAATTTGTAGCTTTTACCCGGATGAGTGGTTATTCTACTTTAATCTCTCCCGGAGCCATCTCCTGTGTAACGGCTGCTGATGTTTTCGGTCTTCGGCCAGATAAGGAAAAGTGCCTCAAGGCGCTTAAAAAGTTTTTCCCCCAGGAAGATCCGGCCCAGGCCTTTTACCAGCAACGTCCTCGTTTGAGCCCTCAAGAACTAAAGGGCATAAGCCTCTGGCCCTTAGATAAACTCCCCTTTAAGGCGGATCTGGTCCTTTTGGTTTGCGACAATCTCCAGGCAACCCACCTTTTAGATGACACCATTGCTGTTTCTGGCCAGGCCAGTCTTCCTTTTGCCCATAAGGTTAACGGTGCCTTTTGCGGTACAGCTGTCTCGGCTTACAAACACAAACGGGTGGAGTTATCTTTGGCCTGTCCAGGAGCCTATACTTCGGGCAAGATGGAGCGAGGAGAATTGATTCTTTGTTTCCCGTGGGAAATATTTGAAAAAGTTATTGACCGCCTCCAAGAAAGGGCCATCAGGCAGGGGGCCTCCCTGCTTTCTGGAAGCCGAGACTATGTAGGACTTGACGTCTGCGGAAATTGCCCTCTGATGATATTTAAATAAAGGACTTGAGAGTCCCTAATCGGGGGTTGTAAATATAACCTAAAGTTCCTTGTGAGGTTATTTCTCAACAGGGGGGGTAGAGAAATGGGTGTCTATTTTGAGAGAGCGGGGCGGGAAAATACGGCGCGAGTCATTTCTATCGTCAAAGCTACTGTTAAAGAAAGAGGAATGAGACATGTGGTGGTAGCCTCGACTTACGGTGACACCGGGCTTCTGGCCGCCGAAGC from Thermosulfuriphilus ammonigenes encodes the following:
- the folD gene encoding bifunctional methylenetetrahydrofolate dehydrogenase/methenyltetrahydrofolate cyclohydrolase FolD — encoded protein: MAAKIISGKDIAKEIREALKAEVSELKEKHGIVPGLVTILVGDNPASVSYVTAKQRAAHELGFHSIQDNQPEDITEEALLSLIKKYNDDPAIHGILVQLPLPRHIDERKVIYAIDPRKDVDGFHPVNVGKMVIGEPCFLPCTPHGILVLLDRAGVEVSGAEAVVVGRSNIVGKPIANLLIQKRKPVGNATVTVCHTGTKDLSFHTRRADILIVAAGRPKVITADMVKEGVVVIDVGVNRIGTTPEGKAILCGDVDFDSVKEKAAAITPVPGGVGPMTITMLMKNTLESAKMWAGLPSEVA
- a CDS encoding ABC transporter substrate-binding protein → MFIRGLKILLLAFLLIPSLVLAGEKDPIKIGAFFALSGPAAFIGTPTKLVAEMAVAEINKAGGINGRPIKLVMADTEGDPTKAIMAAKRFINVDKVVAVIGPTRTDTGMAVKPIFERARVPIVMTVGGDPVIMEGGRFGSARYIFKTPQRSSIAVRKIYAYMQKMHITRVALLTASDGFGQDGRRWLKKLAPKYGLTIVASESFNPRDTDMTSQLVKLATTNPEAIVCWTIGPAGAIVAKNVRQLKIDVPLFQCHGLPGPKYIELAGSAAEGNLMPSTKLMAWEQLPDSDPQKPVIAHFVHLYNKVYRLGEKFPINTHSGYAWDAVNLLAQALRKAGDNRQALREALEEINGYVGISGIYRLSPQDHCGLDVDSMIIVKVEQGHWKLVDY
- a CDS encoding cytochrome c3 family protein, with the protein product MNKVWVWVMAVFCGLGLTLGGMAIAGEGPAVFKLENRKGTVTFNHHAHQALGLKCGACHHGVEGGKKVPYKAGQKNQKCETCHNKGNTSMPAKYRKPMSVFHKTCKGCHKKMAANHPKAPTKCNGCHKK
- a CDS encoding formate--tetrahydrofolate ligase codes for the protein MKLDPTKMKDWEIAAECEKHMKTVYQLADELGLTKEELLPYGHYVAKLDYKLILERLKDRPNGKYIDVTAITPTPLGEGKSTTSIGLIEGLGKRGKKVIGALRQPSGGPTMNIKGSAAGGGLAQIIPLDKFSLGLTGDINAVMNAHNLALVALTARMQHEANYDDEILAKKNLRRLNIDPKRVELGWVIDFCAQALRHIVIGLGGKMDGYPMESKFWIAVASEVMAILAVSRDLKDFRERIGRIVVAFDKYGNPITTEDLEVAGAMCAWMVDAINPNMIQTLEGQPVLIHAGPFANIAIGQSSIIADYVGLKLADYHVTESGFAADIGFEKFWNLKCRFSGLVPNCVVIVATIRALKCHGGAPIPRPGQPMPKEYLEEHVDWVEKGCANLLHHIETVKKSGSNPVVCINAFYTDTKAEIDAVRRICEEAGARVAVSEHWLKGGEGALELADAVVDACEEPVNFRFLYDLDMPLKDRIERIAKEVYGADGVTYSPEAEKKIQIIDADPELRKLGTCMVKTHLSLSHDPNLKGVPKGWVLPVRDILIYRGAGFVVPVAGTISLMPGTASDPAYRRIDVDVETGKVTGLF
- a CDS encoding DUF169 domain-containing protein — its product is MFANWQEVLFRHLKLYHYPVGIRFHWQEESLDQIKVDKVCRNRLTFCQFVAFTRMSGYSTLISPGAISCVTAADVFGLRPDKEKCLKALKKFFPQEDPAQAFYQQRPRLSPQELKGISLWPLDKLPFKADLVLLVCDNLQATHLLDDTIAVSGQASLPFAHKVNGAFCGTAVSAYKHKRVELSLACPGAYTSGKMERGELILCFPWEIFEKVIDRLQERAIRQGASLLSGSRDYVGLDVCGNCPLMIFK